The Cricetulus griseus strain 17A/GY chromosome 9, alternate assembly CriGri-PICRH-1.0, whole genome shotgun sequence genome has a segment encoding these proteins:
- the LOC113837333 gene encoding major allergen I polypeptide chain 1-like gives MKLSGALVLLGAALLLTSGGDCGICPAIKEEVGLLVGPSVPDYLMFVEKYKNDNATLENAEKLKTCVDNKLTEEDKENVLSLLAKIDANKYC, from the exons ATGAAGCTCTCTGGTGCTCTCGTGTTGCTTGGGGCTGCCCTGCTCCTGACCTCAGGGGGAG ATTGTGGCATTTGCCCAGCTATAAAGGAGGAGGTTGGGCTTCTAGTTGGCCCATCTGTGCCTGACTATCTGATGTTTGTTGAGAAATACAAGAATGACAACGCAACTCTGGAAAATGCTGAAAAACTGAAGACATGTGTTGACAACAAGCTGACAGAGGAAGACAAGGAGAATGTACTCAGTTTGCTG GCTAAAATAGATGCTAACAAATACTGTTGA